A genomic region of Nanoarchaeota archaeon contains the following coding sequences:
- a CDS encoding Bro-N domain-containing protein: MNPENSLAVFQDKKIRRIWHNEIWFFSVVDIVEVLTDSTVPKRYWSDLKIKLNSEGFEPYDKIVQLKLMAEDGKLRETDCVNTQNAFRLIQSIPSPKAEPFKLWLAQVGYERVQEIENPELAQKRMKEIYKAKGYSKDWIEKRVRGIAIRDELTDEWKKRGVVDETDFAILTAEISKATFGMTPSEYKKFKGLKKENLRDHMNDLELIFSMLGERVSTEITKNEDAQGFIKVEAAAQRGGRVAGNARKETERELGRPILSGENYLSEPEKDKRKQIKDDHSGISE; the protein is encoded by the coding sequence AAGACAAAAAAATCCGGAGAATATGGCATAACGAAATATGGTTTTTCTCTGTTGTGGATATTGTTGAAGTTTTGACAGACAGCACGGTACCGAAAAGGTATTGGTCGGACTTAAAAATAAAGCTGAATAGCGAAGGATTTGAACCGTACGATAAAATCGTACAGTTGAAATTGATGGCAGAAGACGGAAAACTAAGAGAGACAGATTGCGTTAATACGCAAAATGCTTTTCGATTGATTCAGTCAATTCCATCTCCAAAGGCCGAGCCGTTCAAGCTCTGGCTTGCGCAGGTTGGCTACGAGCGCGTGCAGGAAATCGAAAACCCTGAACTAGCCCAAAAGCGTATGAAAGAAATCTACAAAGCCAAAGGCTATTCAAAGGATTGGATAGAAAAAAGAGTTAGGGGCATCGCCATACGAGATGAACTTACTGACGAATGGAAAAAGAGAGGCGTGGTAGATGAGACCGATTTTGCAATACTTACAGCAGAAATTTCAAAAGCAACATTTGGCATGACGCCAAGCGAATACAAAAAATTCAAAGGATTAAAAAAAGAAAATCTGCGTGATCATATGAACGATTTGGAGCTTATATTTTCAATGCTGGGTGAAAGAGTTTCTACGGAAATTACAAAGAATGAAGATGCGCAAGGCTTTATAAAAGTTGAAGCAGCTGCCCAAAGAGGCGGGCGAGTGGCCGGCAATGCAAGAAAAGAGACAGAACGGGAATTAGGCAGGCCAATATTGTCGGGAGAAAATTATTTATCTGAGCCTGAGAAAGATAAGAGAAAACAAATCAAAGATGATCATAGTGGAATTTCAGAATGA